One genomic window of Polyangium aurulentum includes the following:
- a CDS encoding glutathione peroxidase: MSFHDFTMKTIDGKERSLGDFRGKVLLVVNTASECGYTPQYAGLERLHERLEGRGFSVLGFPSNDYGAQEPGSDAEIQTFCSTKFGVKFPLFSKITVKGGSKHPLYAFLTQAEPTGEVKWNFEKFLVGKDGQVIGRFPSSVDPEDPKLAEAIEKALG; the protein is encoded by the coding sequence ATGAGCTTTCACGACTTCACGATGAAGACCATCGACGGCAAGGAGCGCTCGCTCGGCGATTTCCGCGGCAAGGTGCTGCTCGTCGTGAACACGGCCTCGGAGTGCGGGTACACGCCGCAGTACGCGGGGCTCGAGCGGCTTCACGAGCGCCTCGAGGGCCGTGGCTTTTCGGTGCTCGGCTTCCCCTCGAACGACTACGGCGCGCAGGAGCCCGGGTCCGACGCCGAGATCCAGACGTTCTGCTCCACCAAATTCGGCGTGAAGTTCCCGCTCTTCTCCAAGATCACCGTGAAGGGCGGCTCGAAGCACCCGCTCTACGCGTTCCTCACGCAGGCCGAGCCCACGGGCGAGGTGAAGTGGAACTTCGAGAAGTTCCTCGTCGGCAAGGACGGCCAGGTGATCGGCCGCTTCCCCTCGTCGGTCGATCCCGAGGATCCGAAGCTCGCCGAGGCCATCGAAAAGGCGCTGGGCTGA
- a CDS encoding RtcB family protein — protein MPTLAHGSPLPLHARLFARPDVWMEGDAVAQFARVASLPGCVRAAAMPDLHAGRGIPVGAAFAFEDIVIPHLVGGDAGCGVHLFATTAPHKSADKLERRARAAMEDDPLADCDGAELFEAVWREGAPGLAQVAGIPEDIAALAALEKPLSWGPSGDSEPYRAGFEAALGSTGGGNHFVEIARVEAIADEALAAGMGLERGRLVALAHSGSRGLGGAIARRWGNAELTGKDIERYLGDLAGACRFAQANRLLLAARMLRALGAARPDRIAGAIEIIHNAVRLEPVDGAPAWVHRKGAAPAPAGGATVVLGSRGAPSWVLSGTGHAEALASVAHGAGRRMGRSDARQKIAQRYRRAELGRTALGGRVVCDDPDLLFEEHPDAYKPIEPVVASLVDEGLALPVASLVPVVTVKQ, from the coding sequence ATGCCCACCCTCGCTCACGGTAGCCCCCTGCCCTTGCACGCGCGCCTGTTCGCGCGGCCCGATGTCTGGATGGAGGGCGATGCGGTCGCGCAGTTCGCCCGCGTCGCCTCCCTGCCCGGCTGCGTGCGCGCCGCGGCCATGCCGGACCTGCACGCCGGCCGCGGCATCCCCGTCGGCGCCGCCTTCGCCTTCGAGGACATCGTCATCCCCCACCTCGTCGGCGGCGACGCCGGCTGCGGCGTGCACCTGTTCGCGACCACGGCCCCGCACAAGTCCGCCGACAAGCTCGAGCGCCGCGCGCGCGCCGCCATGGAAGACGACCCCCTCGCCGACTGCGACGGCGCGGAGCTGTTCGAGGCCGTCTGGCGCGAGGGCGCGCCCGGGCTCGCGCAGGTCGCGGGCATCCCCGAGGACATCGCCGCCCTCGCCGCCCTCGAAAAACCCCTCTCCTGGGGGCCGAGCGGCGACAGCGAGCCTTACCGCGCCGGCTTCGAGGCGGCGCTCGGATCGACCGGCGGCGGCAACCACTTCGTCGAGATCGCGCGCGTCGAAGCGATCGCAGACGAGGCCCTGGCCGCTGGGATGGGCCTCGAACGCGGCCGGCTCGTGGCCCTCGCACACTCGGGATCGCGCGGGCTCGGCGGCGCGATCGCGCGGCGCTGGGGCAACGCGGAGCTGACCGGCAAGGACATCGAGCGCTACCTCGGCGACCTCGCGGGCGCGTGTCGGTTCGCTCAAGCAAACCGCTTGCTGCTCGCCGCGCGCATGCTCCGCGCGCTCGGGGCGGCGCGGCCCGATCGTATCGCGGGCGCGATCGAGATCATCCACAACGCCGTGAGGCTCGAGCCCGTCGATGGAGCGCCCGCGTGGGTGCATCGAAAGGGAGCCGCGCCCGCGCCCGCAGGCGGCGCGACGGTCGTGCTCGGCAGCCGCGGCGCGCCCTCCTGGGTGCTCTCGGGCACGGGCCACGCCGAGGCGCTCGCGTCGGTGGCGCACGGCGCGGGCAGGCGCATGGGACGCTCGGACGCGCGGCAGAAGATCGCGCAGCGCTACCGCCGCGCCGAGCTTGGGCGCACCGCGCTCGGCGGCCGCGTCGTCTGCGACGATCCGGATCTGCTCTTCGAGGAGCACCCGGACGCGTACAAGCCCATCGAGCCCGTCGTGGCGAGCCTCGTCGACGAGGGCCTCGCCCTGCCCGTCGCCTCGCTCGTCCCCGTGGTGACGGTGAAGCAATGA
- a CDS encoding synaptic vesicle VAT-1 family membrane protein, whose product MRKVVIHGPGSYDKLRIEEHPDPVPGPGEVLVDVDHAGVNYADCIVRMGLYESAKKYVGWPITPGFEVSGRVSALGAGAGDLELGAPVFGVTRFGGYATKVVMPRHQVFGLPKGFSPAEAAGFPAVYMTAYYALCELVRLRPGMNVLVHSAAGGVGGALLQIAKIEGCRVVGVVGASHKVDAARALGADAVIDKSRDNLWKTAERLAPEGYDVVLDANGVETLGESYRHLASAGRLVIYGFHTMMPRKGGKPDWIKLALDFVRTPRFSPLALTNDNKSVLAFNLSYLFHKSELLREGMERLVGWIEQGRIKAPPVTMFPLDRVADAHRAIESGTTVGKLVLAV is encoded by the coding sequence ATGCGCAAGGTCGTCATCCACGGGCCGGGAAGCTACGACAAACTCCGGATCGAAGAGCACCCCGACCCCGTCCCCGGCCCTGGCGAGGTCCTCGTCGACGTCGACCACGCGGGCGTCAACTACGCCGATTGCATCGTCCGCATGGGGCTCTACGAGTCGGCGAAGAAATACGTCGGCTGGCCGATCACGCCCGGCTTCGAGGTCTCCGGCCGCGTCTCGGCGCTCGGCGCGGGCGCGGGCGATCTCGAGCTCGGCGCGCCCGTCTTCGGCGTCACGCGCTTCGGCGGCTACGCGACCAAGGTCGTCATGCCCCGGCACCAGGTCTTCGGGCTGCCCAAGGGCTTCTCGCCGGCCGAGGCGGCGGGCTTTCCGGCCGTGTACATGACCGCCTACTACGCGCTCTGCGAGCTGGTCCGCCTGCGGCCGGGCATGAACGTGCTCGTGCACTCGGCGGCGGGCGGCGTGGGCGGGGCGCTGTTGCAGATCGCGAAGATCGAGGGCTGCCGCGTCGTGGGCGTCGTGGGCGCCTCGCACAAGGTCGACGCGGCGCGCGCGCTCGGCGCCGACGCGGTGATCGACAAGAGCCGCGACAATCTCTGGAAGACCGCCGAGCGGCTCGCGCCCGAGGGCTACGACGTGGTGCTCGACGCGAACGGCGTGGAGACCCTGGGCGAGAGCTACCGGCACCTCGCGTCCGCGGGCCGGCTCGTGATCTACGGCTTCCACACGATGATGCCGCGCAAGGGCGGCAAGCCCGACTGGATCAAGCTCGCCCTCGACTTCGTGCGCACGCCGCGCTTCAGCCCGCTCGCGCTCACCAACGACAACAAGAGCGTGCTCGCGTTCAACCTGTCGTACCTCTTCCACAAGAGCGAACTCTTGCGCGAGGGCATGGAGCGGCTCGTCGGCTGGATCGAGCAGGGCCGGATCAAGGCCCCGCCGGTGACGATGTTCCCGCTCGATCGCGTGGCGGACGCGCACCGGGCGATCGAGTCGGGAACGACGGTCGGAAAGCTCGTGCTGGCGGTCTAA
- the fabG gene encoding 3-oxoacyl-ACP reductase FabG produces the protein MRGLAGKKVLVTGAASGIGRATAARFYEEGARLILNDVVPLERTELQTAFPERMTYVQADVSKPEGFASLESAARAEGLDVLVNNAGITRDKSLAKLAIEDWDQVIAVNLTAVFRLSQMAAAIMKEKKSGVILNAASVVAHYGNFGQANYVATKAGVIGLTKTLARELGRSGIRVNAVAPGFVLTEMVRKVPQENLDQIAGSTPLKRLGQPEEIASVYAFLASDDASYITGAVIDVNGGLVLGT, from the coding sequence ATGCGAGGTCTTGCGGGAAAGAAGGTGCTCGTCACGGGGGCGGCGAGCGGGATTGGGCGTGCGACGGCGGCGCGGTTTTACGAGGAGGGCGCGCGGCTCATCTTGAACGACGTGGTCCCCCTGGAGCGGACCGAGCTGCAGACGGCCTTCCCGGAGCGGATGACCTACGTCCAGGCCGACGTGTCGAAGCCCGAGGGGTTTGCCTCGCTCGAGAGCGCGGCGCGGGCCGAGGGGCTCGACGTGCTCGTGAACAACGCGGGCATCACGCGCGACAAGAGCCTCGCCAAGCTCGCGATCGAGGATTGGGATCAGGTCATCGCGGTGAACCTGACGGCCGTCTTCCGCCTGTCGCAGATGGCGGCGGCGATCATGAAGGAGAAGAAGAGCGGCGTCATCCTCAACGCGGCGTCCGTGGTGGCCCATTACGGCAATTTCGGGCAGGCGAACTACGTGGCCACCAAGGCGGGCGTCATCGGCTTGACCAAGACGCTGGCGCGCGAGCTCGGCCGTAGCGGGATCCGCGTGAACGCGGTGGCGCCGGGCTTCGTGTTGACCGAGATGGTGCGCAAGGTGCCGCAGGAGAACCTCGATCAGATCGCGGGCTCGACGCCGCTCAAGCGCCTCGGGCAGCCGGAGGAGATCGCGTCGGTGTACGCGTTCCTCGCGAGCGACGACGCCTCGTACATCACGGGCGCGGTGATCGACGTGAACGGCGGCCTCGTCCTCGGGACCTGA
- a CDS encoding N-acetylmuramoyl-L-alanine amidase — MISRRAIVAGLAASAAASAALAWPLLRGPRPVAIPPPRFPDLAAPPLTPPALLFPAVFGLRRVLVDPGHGAPGNAGNRSSYCIDEQDFTLRAARALADRLRDTGHFDVRLARDGDARVDYRARVEDAARWGAEVFLSLHSDVRGATGERWSPEPGSDCPTSLAAPGFSVLWSDEGAPALCAQRHALARALARRMCETGFVAYGGVEYGDLYAVDPDSPGVFVDRHAPDQRIFVLRRTAMPSALIETHHALDPREARRWEEPSTHDAFAAAVAAALIEALGT; from the coding sequence GTGATCTCGCGCAGAGCCATTGTCGCCGGTCTCGCCGCCTCGGCCGCCGCCTCCGCCGCGCTCGCGTGGCCTCTGCTCCGGGGCCCGCGCCCGGTCGCGATCCCTCCGCCGCGCTTCCCCGACCTCGCCGCGCCCCCCCTCACGCCGCCCGCCCTCCTGTTTCCCGCGGTATTCGGCCTCCGCCGCGTCCTCGTCGACCCGGGGCACGGCGCGCCCGGCAACGCGGGCAACCGCTCGAGCTATTGCATCGACGAGCAGGACTTCACGCTCCGCGCCGCGCGCGCCCTCGCCGATCGCCTGCGCGACACGGGCCATTTCGATGTCCGCCTCGCCCGCGACGGCGACGCCCGCGTCGATTACCGCGCCCGCGTCGAGGACGCCGCGCGCTGGGGCGCCGAGGTGTTCCTGAGCCTACACTCCGACGTCCGCGGAGCGACCGGCGAGCGCTGGAGCCCCGAGCCCGGCAGCGATTGCCCCACGAGCCTCGCCGCGCCGGGCTTCTCCGTGCTCTGGTCCGACGAGGGCGCGCCCGCGCTATGCGCCCAGCGCCACGCCCTCGCGCGCGCCCTCGCGCGCCGCATGTGCGAGACCGGGTTCGTCGCGTACGGGGGCGTCGAATATGGCGACCTTTACGCGGTGGACCCCGATTCGCCCGGCGTCTTCGTCGACCGCCACGCGCCCGATCAGCGCATCTTCGTGCTGCGCCGCACGGCCATGCCCTCGGCCCTGATCGAGACCCACCACGCCCTCGACCCGCGCGAGGCGCGCCGCTGGGAGGAGCCCTCGACGCACGACGCGTTCGCCGCCGCGGTCGCCGCGGCGCTGATCGAGGCGCTCGGGACCTGA
- a CDS encoding DUF6968 family protein, translated as MDVLATRVLQYRSESGAETDVTLTVFAPFKTERDDWKCGFQFSPPPNQRVNHIAGVDYIQAVLCCLEVARGYIEHPKEQRSSWQGMSHSGLPRHAEKPASYQPPAIPPPEASPGNLEVLTTRRLGCPNEGGVEQELILTVYKPLEAEGGTWKCGFSFGPTESAAIRYGVGADFIEALLDALALARVTFEAMVPTGWVASESDALRDCADFPYKIGRSFGMDRVGDLGPGAPEFLKQPWGS; from the coding sequence ATGGACGTTCTAGCAACGCGCGTGCTCCAGTACCGCTCCGAGAGTGGAGCCGAGACGGATGTCACGCTGACCGTCTTTGCGCCCTTCAAGACGGAAAGAGACGACTGGAAGTGCGGGTTCCAATTCAGTCCACCACCCAACCAGAGAGTCAATCACATCGCCGGTGTCGATTACATCCAGGCGGTTCTATGCTGCCTCGAGGTGGCTCGCGGTTATATCGAACATCCCAAGGAGCAGCGTTCGAGCTGGCAAGGGATGTCCCATTCCGGCTTGCCCAGACACGCAGAGAAGCCCGCCTCGTACCAGCCTCCAGCCATACCACCCCCTGAGGCGAGCCCGGGCAACCTCGAGGTCCTCACGACCCGAAGGCTCGGTTGCCCGAACGAAGGCGGTGTCGAACAGGAGCTGATCCTGACCGTCTACAAGCCCCTCGAGGCTGAAGGCGGGACGTGGAAGTGCGGGTTCTCCTTCGGACCGACCGAGAGCGCAGCCATCCGCTACGGGGTTGGCGCAGACTTCATCGAGGCGCTCCTCGACGCTCTCGCCCTGGCGCGCGTGACCTTCGAAGCCATGGTGCCAACGGGCTGGGTTGCATCAGAATCAGACGCGCTGCGAGACTGCGCAGATTTCCCGTACAAGATTGGACGCTCGTTTGGGATGGATAGGGTCGGCGACCTGGGGCCCGGCGCACCGGAGTTCTTGAAGCAACCATGGGGCAGCTAG
- a CDS encoding PAS domain S-box protein: MGSENVEDEIRALQARVASLERECRVLREHGGRLEELSSRLHLFYEHANETIAILDRGVVVEVNPRVRTMFGYDVADAIGRSALEFVAAADRERVARNIADDHRESYEALALRKDGTTFPAQFRGQRVPYEGRDSRITMVLDLTASKRAEAAAREAAVQAEVLRAHARMIAELSTPLLPIAEDVIVVPLIGEMNDARGDQLVEALLSGIAARGARVAIVDVTGVAHVDEAALGAIARAARAAALLGAEVVLTGLGPAVARSFVTGGLDLAGITTQGSLAQAVSRALLRAPRAARRP, translated from the coding sequence ATGGGGAGCGAGAACGTCGAGGACGAGATCCGCGCGCTTCAGGCGCGCGTGGCATCGCTCGAGCGAGAGTGCCGCGTGCTGCGCGAGCACGGCGGCCGGCTCGAGGAGCTGTCGAGCCGCCTTCATCTGTTCTACGAGCACGCCAACGAGACCATCGCGATCCTCGATCGCGGCGTCGTCGTCGAGGTCAACCCGCGCGTGAGGACGATGTTCGGCTACGACGTCGCGGACGCCATCGGCCGCAGCGCGCTCGAGTTCGTCGCGGCCGCCGATCGCGAGAGGGTCGCCCGCAACATCGCCGATGACCACCGCGAGTCGTACGAGGCGCTCGCCCTGCGCAAGGACGGCACCACGTTCCCCGCCCAGTTCCGCGGCCAGCGCGTCCCCTACGAGGGGCGCGACTCGCGCATCACCATGGTCCTCGACCTGACCGCGTCGAAGCGCGCCGAGGCCGCCGCGCGCGAGGCCGCCGTCCAGGCCGAGGTCCTGCGCGCCCACGCCCGCATGATCGCCGAGCTGTCGACGCCGCTGCTCCCGATCGCCGAGGACGTCATCGTCGTGCCCCTCATCGGCGAAATGAACGACGCGCGCGGCGATCAGCTCGTCGAGGCGCTCCTCTCGGGCATCGCCGCCCGCGGCGCCCGCGTCGCCATCGTCGACGTCACGGGCGTCGCTCACGTCGACGAGGCCGCATTGGGCGCGATCGCCCGCGCCGCTCGCGCCGCCGCCCTGCTCGGCGCCGAGGTCGTCCTCACCGGCCTCGGGCCCGCCGTCGCGCGGAGCTTCGTCACGGGGGGCCTCGACCTCGCCGGCATCACGACGCAGGGAAGCCTCGCGCAGGCCGTCTCCAGGGCGCTCCTCCGCGCCCCCCGCGCCGCGCGCCGCCCCTGA
- a CDS encoding AMP-dependent synthetase/ligase has protein sequence MLDEIDPIKDPTRSVAAGARSLAELFLRRAAASPNAIAWKSKKAGVWAPATWGEVHLQAARVATFLGRRGLLPGDKIAMVGSTRAEWCIGDIAGQLAALVTVGAYPTLAAGQLAYLLDHADVRVAFVEGPAEVEKIIEIKRDCPKLERVVVWDWDKLTDEQRAHAWIVSFADVLATEPDHALVAERARAIDWSATAILVYTSGTTGPPKGAMISHENAISLLASIDAYFDRSDTSLSFLPMAHVAERLFSFWNRISHGIASAFASSVPAVLEEMREVRPTIFGSVPRIFEKAYARITGEIAKAPPARQRVFRWAEGVARRIVADWQAGRPSPRALVLQHRIADRLVFARIRAAFGGRVTRFATGAAPTPRHILEFFWGAGLPIYEVYGMTEATVVSHYNRPGAVRLGSVGRPLPCFEDRIAEDGEILLRGKPVFKGYYKDPEATREVLDDEGWLHTGDIGKKDEDGYLYIVDRKKHLIITAGGKNISPANLENEIKAADPIISQVHAHGDRRPYCTALVTIQPLEAIEWAKNKGLAPDPDALEGMRRALVESPLARPPGLDAIMAKVTADPEIRRRIVEAVRRANDKLSRVETIKRVALLERDFSLEEDEITPTLKVKRKTIEKKFTGLFDRLYEDETFGIRVEER, from the coding sequence ATGCTCGACGAGATCGATCCCATCAAAGATCCCACCCGCTCCGTCGCGGCGGGGGCGCGCTCGCTCGCGGAGCTGTTCCTGCGCCGGGCCGCCGCGTCGCCGAACGCGATCGCCTGGAAGTCGAAGAAGGCGGGCGTCTGGGCTCCGGCCACCTGGGGCGAAGTCCACCTCCAGGCGGCCCGCGTCGCGACCTTCCTCGGCCGGCGGGGCCTCCTGCCCGGCGATAAAATCGCGATGGTGGGCAGCACGCGCGCCGAGTGGTGCATTGGCGACATCGCCGGCCAGCTCGCCGCGCTCGTCACGGTCGGCGCCTATCCCACGCTCGCCGCCGGGCAGCTCGCCTATCTGCTCGATCACGCCGACGTGCGCGTCGCTTTCGTCGAGGGGCCCGCCGAGGTCGAGAAGATCATCGAGATCAAGCGCGATTGCCCGAAGCTCGAGCGGGTCGTCGTGTGGGATTGGGACAAGCTGACCGACGAGCAGCGGGCGCACGCGTGGATCGTCTCCTTTGCGGACGTGCTCGCGACGGAGCCCGATCACGCGCTGGTGGCCGAGCGCGCCCGGGCGATCGATTGGAGCGCGACCGCGATCCTCGTCTACACCTCGGGCACCACGGGGCCGCCCAAGGGGGCGATGATCTCGCACGAGAATGCGATCTCGCTCCTCGCGAGCATCGACGCGTACTTCGATCGCTCGGACACGAGCCTGTCCTTTTTGCCCATGGCCCACGTGGCCGAGCGGCTCTTCTCGTTCTGGAATCGCATCAGCCACGGCATCGCCTCGGCGTTCGCGAGCAGCGTCCCGGCGGTGCTCGAGGAGATGCGCGAGGTGCGCCCCACGATCTTCGGCAGCGTGCCGCGCATCTTCGAGAAGGCCTACGCGCGCATCACGGGCGAGATCGCCAAGGCCCCGCCCGCGCGGCAGCGCGTCTTTCGCTGGGCCGAGGGCGTCGCGCGCAGGATCGTCGCCGACTGGCAAGCGGGCCGCCCCTCGCCGAGGGCGCTCGTGCTCCAGCACAGGATCGCCGACAGGCTCGTCTTCGCGCGGATTCGCGCGGCGTTCGGCGGGCGGGTGACGCGGTTCGCGACGGGCGCCGCGCCGACCCCGCGGCACATCCTCGAGTTCTTCTGGGGCGCGGGATTGCCGATTTACGAGGTCTACGGGATGACCGAGGCCACGGTCGTCTCGCACTATAATCGTCCCGGCGCGGTGCGCCTCGGATCCGTGGGCCGTCCCCTGCCCTGCTTCGAGGACCGCATCGCCGAGGACGGCGAGATCCTCCTGCGCGGCAAGCCCGTCTTCAAGGGCTATTACAAGGATCCCGAGGCCACGCGCGAGGTCCTCGACGACGAGGGCTGGCTGCACACGGGCGACATCGGCAAAAAGGACGAGGACGGCTATCTCTACATCGTCGACAGGAAGAAGCACCTCATCATCACGGCCGGGGGCAAGAACATAAGCCCTGCCAACCTCGAGAACGAGATCAAGGCGGCCGATCCGATCATCAGCCAGGTGCACGCGCACGGCGACCGGCGGCCGTATTGCACGGCGCTCGTCACCATCCAGCCGCTCGAGGCCATCGAATGGGCCAAGAACAAGGGCCTCGCGCCCGACCCGGACGCGCTCGAGGGCATGCGCCGAGCGCTCGTCGAAAGCCCCCTCGCCCGCCCCCCGGGCCTCGACGCGATCATGGCAAAAGTGACGGCGGATCCGGAGATCCGCCGCCGTATCGTGGAAGCGGTCCGACGCGCGAACGACAAGCTCTCGCGCGTCGAGACCATCAAGCGCGTCGCCCTGCTCGAGCGCGATTTCTCCCTCGAAGAGGACGAGATCACGCCCACGCTCAAGGTGAAGAGAAAGACCATAGAAAAGAAATTCACGGGCCTCTTCGACAGGCTCTACGAGGACGAGACCTTCGGCATCCGCGTCGAGGAGCGCTGA
- a CDS encoding sigma-54 interaction domain-containing protein, whose product MHPASVRRALLTWSDAGVTGPSPSHHSPRPASDRGPVLRLLDQDESRYDVAWVLSIPAGEPPARSLCRSLEARVPAVELVLVDVDDPSDYARLFLALGPLVARAKAELSGVAIDVLLSSGTPQAQTLWVILVQAGLLPARMLQVIPPAFVPVPHPRAVREVRLDVEGFPEIRALRDELARLRAESRAAASPLVGQSAPMIELRSRIARVAASDAPVLVLGETGTGKELAAREIHARSPRAEGPFVAENCGVFTEGVLASELFGHEAGAFTGAGKRRRGVFEQAHGGTLFLDEVGELHPRVQAALLRVLQEGALRRVGGEGRVSVDVRVVAATHRDLAAMVKGGAFREDLYYRLRGATIEVPPLRARGEDVDLLVETFLAELRARRGGGRRQRVTREAMRALASYGWPGNVRELRAEVMRWGVFCDEVIDVGDLAPEIKAGEGEGAAKGGPSTTERAGGTRTLREVVEGAERSAIARALAAEGGNLSRTARALGIDRNTLKRKMRGFGIAGGGDEG is encoded by the coding sequence ATGCATCCTGCATCGGTGCGTCGCGCGCTGCTCACGTGGTCGGATGCTGGGGTGACGGGGCCTTCGCCGTCGCATCACTCGCCTCGGCCGGCGAGCGATCGGGGTCCGGTGCTTCGGCTGCTCGATCAGGACGAGAGCCGCTACGACGTGGCGTGGGTCCTTTCGATCCCGGCAGGCGAGCCCCCTGCGCGCTCGCTCTGCCGCTCGCTCGAGGCCCGCGTGCCGGCGGTGGAGCTGGTCCTCGTCGACGTCGACGATCCTTCCGACTACGCGCGCCTCTTCCTCGCCCTCGGGCCTCTGGTCGCGCGTGCCAAGGCCGAGCTGTCGGGGGTCGCGATCGACGTCCTGCTCTCGTCGGGCACGCCTCAAGCGCAGACGCTCTGGGTGATCCTGGTGCAGGCGGGCCTTCTGCCGGCGCGCATGCTCCAGGTCATCCCGCCCGCGTTCGTGCCCGTGCCTCACCCGCGCGCGGTGCGCGAGGTGCGCCTCGACGTCGAGGGCTTCCCCGAGATCCGCGCCCTTCGCGACGAGCTCGCGCGCCTGCGGGCCGAGTCACGCGCGGCCGCCTCGCCGCTGGTCGGCCAGAGCGCGCCCATGATCGAGCTGCGATCCCGCATCGCGCGCGTCGCCGCGAGCGATGCGCCCGTGCTCGTGCTCGGCGAGACCGGGACGGGCAAGGAGCTGGCGGCCCGCGAGATCCACGCGCGGAGCCCGCGCGCCGAGGGCCCGTTCGTGGCCGAGAACTGCGGGGTGTTCACCGAGGGCGTGCTCGCGAGCGAGCTGTTCGGCCACGAGGCGGGCGCGTTCACGGGGGCGGGCAAGCGGCGTCGGGGGGTGTTCGAGCAGGCGCACGGGGGCACGCTCTTCCTCGACGAGGTCGGCGAGCTGCACCCGCGTGTGCAAGCGGCGCTCCTGCGCGTGTTGCAGGAGGGAGCGCTGCGGCGCGTGGGCGGCGAGGGGCGTGTCTCGGTGGACGTGCGGGTGGTGGCCGCGACGCACCGCGATCTCGCGGCGATGGTGAAGGGCGGAGCGTTCCGCGAGGATCTCTACTACCGGCTGCGAGGCGCAACCATCGAGGTGCCGCCGCTGCGGGCGCGGGGCGAGGACGTTGATCTGCTCGTGGAGACCTTCCTCGCCGAGCTACGCGCGCGGCGTGGGGGCGGGCGCAGGCAGCGCGTGACGCGCGAGGCGATGCGTGCGCTCGCGAGCTACGGATGGCCGGGCAACGTGCGCGAGCTGCGGGCCGAGGTGATGCGCTGGGGCGTGTTCTGCGACGAGGTGATCGACGTGGGAGACCTGGCGCCGGAGATCAAGGCCGGGGAGGGGGAGGGCGCGGCGAAGGGCGGGCCGAGCACGACGGAGAGGGCGGGGGGGACGCGGACGCTGCGCGAGGTGGTGGAGGGGGCGGAGCGATCGGCGATCGCGAGGGCGCTCGCGGCGGAGGGGGGCAACCTGAGCCGCACGGCGCGGGCGCTGGGGATTGATCGGAATACGTTGAAGCGGAAGATGCGGGGGTTCGGGATCGCGGGGGGCGGGGACGAGGGGTGA
- a CDS encoding SRPBCC family protein, protein MSSATLQQVYEIFIRTTPEQLWQAITDASFTRRFFFGTSVSSTLQPGAPIVYAFPDGTTAVEGTIVEAEPPHKLVHTWQIRYDPTAADETSRVTWLIDKRGPSCKLRAIHELDGAPHTATNVGNDGWTVILSSLKTLLETGEPLEVAPAAPVS, encoded by the coding sequence ATGTCGAGCGCCACGCTGCAGCAGGTCTACGAGATCTTCATCCGCACCACGCCCGAACAGCTCTGGCAGGCCATCACGGACGCGTCCTTCACGCGCCGCTTCTTCTTCGGCACCTCGGTCTCCTCGACCCTCCAGCCCGGCGCGCCCATCGTCTACGCCTTCCCCGACGGCACGACGGCGGTCGAGGGCACGATCGTCGAGGCCGAGCCGCCTCACAAGCTCGTGCACACCTGGCAGATCCGCTACGACCCCACGGCCGCCGACGAGACCTCGCGCGTCACCTGGCTCATCGACAAGCGCGGCCCGAGCTGCAAGCTCCGCGCGATCCACGAGCTCGACGGCGCCCCGCACACGGCCACGAACGTCGGCAACGACGGCTGGACGGTCATCCTCTCGAGCTTGAAGACGCTGCTCGAGACCGGCGAACCGCTCGAGGTCGCCCCCGCCGCGCCCGTGAGCTGA
- a CDS encoding peptide chain release factor-like protein, whose product MSAWIVQITAGRGPVEVRRFVALLAARIEALVTERGLLAREIVVHGDEEAPWSVEIEAIGDAPTMLADEIGTHALVARSPSRGRAARKRWFAAVAIHPAREDATAAVRGAEIELRDLEISAARAGGPGGQNVNKTASAVRVRHLPTGITVRVTEERSQRANLARAIARIGARLAADAEAAAARSISARRSAHDRLERGAPVRTYGLSPRGELTHR is encoded by the coding sequence ATGAGCGCCTGGATCGTGCAGATCACGGCCGGTCGCGGGCCCGTCGAGGTGCGCCGCTTCGTCGCGCTGCTCGCCGCCCGCATCGAGGCGCTCGTCACCGAGCGCGGCCTCCTCGCCCGGGAGATCGTCGTCCACGGCGACGAGGAGGCGCCTTGGTCGGTGGAGATCGAGGCGATCGGCGACGCTCCCACCATGCTCGCGGACGAGATCGGCACGCACGCCCTCGTCGCCCGCAGCCCTTCGCGCGGGCGCGCGGCGCGCAAGCGGTGGTTCGCGGCGGTCGCGATTCACCCCGCGCGCGAGGACGCAACGGCCGCCGTGCGGGGGGCGGAGATCGAGCTACGGGATCTCGAGATCTCGGCCGCACGCGCGGGCGGTCCCGGCGGGCAGAACGTCAACAAGACGGCCTCTGCCGTGCGGGTCAGGCACCTGCCCACGGGCATCACCGTGCGCGTCACCGAGGAGCGCTCGCAGCGGGCAAACCTGGCCCGGGCGATCGCGCGGATCGGAGCTCGCCTCGCGGCCGACGCCGAGGCCGCGGCCGCACGATCGATCTCGGCGCGGCGGAGCGCCCACGACAGACTCGAGCGGGGCGCGCCCGTGCGCACGTACGGCCTGTCGCCCCGCGGCGAGCTCACCCATCGTTGA